The genomic DNA TTGAAGGAGGGCTTTGAACGGACCCACATGGTCGAAGCAATTCTTGAGGGAACTATCATTGAGGAATATCCAGATGATCAACGCGTGCTCATCTGTGGCAAAACCAGTTTGGCAAAGACCACCGATATTTACTTGCACGTCGTCTGTGAATACGCTGGTGCGGTCTATGCTGAATTTGTGACAGCCTATATTCCTGAGGAACACGAGTGGGAACAGCCACCGCTCAGACGACGCAAACGAAAGAGGCGCTAAGGTATGACAAGCAAACCTATTCCCATGTGCAGCGAACATCACACAGAGAAACAGTGGCGGCTGACCACGTTCGAGTATCACGAAGCGGGGATTACTATTCGCGTTCCTAATTGCTACGCCTGGGTGTGCCCAGTGGATGGTGAGGCGTCGTTTACCCCAGACATAGTTGACGAACTACTTCTGACCATTCGGGAACTCCTCCTTACGGCCAAGCGTGCCCAGGGACGACGTTCAGAACTGACCCAATATATTGTTTCGGTCGACAGAGCGCCGCAAGAAAAAATCACAGCCAGTGCTTCCACAGAAGAGTAGACCGCGCCTAACCCCTCTCAGCCGGTCATGAAGCCAGCCTTACCCAATCCGATGAAAAAAAGACTGCCGGGAGCTACACTACACTCGGTTCTGGCGTAACAGAGGTCGCGAGGTCTTGGTGCGTGTAGCCCGTCTCTCAGCCGGACCCGCGAGCCGTTTTCCGGCGCCCGTTCCTGTTGCCACCCGTGCGGTGAGTACGTAAAGATGAGGGACACCTCGACTGCAATGGCC from Deltaproteobacteria bacterium includes the following:
- a CDS encoding DUF4258 domain-containing protein — encoded protein: MLLCRGSPLRSITIAVSCFLPPPNYLVKSHAVLHALKEGFERTHMVEAILEGTIIEEYPDDQRVLICGKTSLAKTTDIYLHVVCEYAGAVYAEFVTAYIPEEHEWEQPPLRRRKRKRR